Proteins from one Spirochaetota bacterium genomic window:
- a CDS encoding acetyltransferase — protein sequence MILWGGIGQAKLVRPIVELHGSNIVAVFDDNNEIPTPFPDVPIYYGWDNFESWIKEQDRSEIGFCIGIGGSRGRIRLELHEKMQELGLYSVTIAHSSAVIPDDAQIGDGSHIMAGVIIGPEVQIGKQCIINAKASIDHESVLEDGVEISPGATLCGGVTAGINVWIAAGATVLPGINIGNDAVVGAGAVVTKDVPEGTTVVGVPSKPIIRK from the coding sequence GTGATCCTTTGGGGTGGTATAGGTCAAGCAAAACTCGTTAGACCGATTGTTGAATTGCATGGTAGTAATATTGTTGCTGTATTCGACGATAATAATGAAATTCCAACCCCGTTTCCTGACGTCCCGATCTATTATGGATGGGATAATTTCGAGTCATGGATAAAAGAACAGGATAGATCTGAAATAGGTTTCTGTATCGGCATAGGTGGATCAAGAGGAAGGATAAGACTTGAGCTTCATGAAAAAATGCAAGAACTTGGATTATATTCTGTAACAATTGCCCATTCATCTGCTGTAATACCAGATGATGCACAAATTGGAGACGGCTCTCACATCATGGCAGGAGTAATCATAGGTCCTGAGGTGCAGATTGGAAAACAGTGCATAATTAACGCAAAGGCCAGTATTGACCATGAATCAGTTTTAGAAGACGGTGTTGAAATATCGCCAGGTGCAACACTTTGCGGAGGAGTTACAGCTGGCATTAATGTATGGATTGCTGCTGGAGCAACAGTACTACCAGGGATAAATATTGGAAATGATGCTGTGGTAGGAGCTGGCGCTGTTGTTACAAAGGATGTGCCTGAAGGAACAACAGTCGTTGGAGTGCCTTCAAAACCAATAATAAGAAAATAA
- a CDS encoding DUF5320 domain-containing protein — protein MPRGDGTGPAGFGPMTGRAAGHCAGYGMPGYMNPLGGRGVGGRGYYGGGGRGRGFRHMFYATGLPGWMRFGYVPGYGEASPYVGVNPPITQENEEVFLREQADYFQSALDDINKRLNELEKAENE, from the coding sequence ATGCCAAGAGGAGATGGAACAGGTCCTGCAGGTTTTGGGCCAATGACAGGCAGGGCCGCAGGTCACTGTGCTGGATATGGGATGCCTGGATATATGAATCCCTTGGGAGGTCGAGGAGTTGGAGGGCGAGGTTATTATGGTGGTGGTGGACGTGGCAGAGGCTTTAGGCATATGTTTTATGCCACAGGTCTTCCGGGGTGGATGAGATTTGGATATGTCCCTGGATATGGAGAAGCGTCACCCTATGTCGGCGTCAATCCTCCAATTACCCAAGAAAATGAAGAAGTATTTTTAAGGGAACAGGCGGACTATTTTCAAAGCGCGTTGGATGATATCAATAAAAGATT
- a CDS encoding penicillin acylase family protein, protein MPKGVKIVISLISFILLLIIVAGFFLIKSSVSYEGSIETELNSDITIERGRGGVPMVIAGSIDDAYYAIGFLHAQDGLPLMEYFRAIANARISEIIGEKGVLIDKLSFTVGFSRRADELFKNLNRSYRSYLNSYIKGINRSKGRLGHLKRFFFLSDDEWTGIDVISILLLFEWTDSFLNNRELIFPMPTGITSPQLQNLFPSTLAYNYPKKHEGNILILKKIKFILDDFLGPFLQGFAIYANGKKTIDSRPVMGFLINEKMHVYPKWYPLSIEIDDNKIDGITCLGLPFIFFGNNNNLSFCVYNLQVDTQEFRIEKIKKMNGIPRYFRKGSWKKFKTLSRDIKIGKGGKISEHQISIDIRMTDKGPVISDMFKDDYETDPISIRSIFPGKNYISSLFEIPLSNNPWEARQHLKNVHSMPKIHLFSFPKKAMRVYSGLLPLRYNIKKLFKRDTHRDYKILDLSKYIHLIKNENIIIGSNIFKKAPRLIREYAIIDNKKIYNRLTELINKDKFIEIQDIERLLCDTHSGLAKGYVSLFISLLREIPLPSAKLSRIYFDDWSFFMGDQSVPGTIFQTLLAVMLKETIGDELEGSLDMVMENYHLIVDNFYELLIRNRSYLFDDISTTEKIEDRDMIFDRALLKTMRFLNEEMGPIMNDWQWGRLHNGHYILPLMKKGSLLVRILNNFEDIRVNGGNFTICKGSINVKDGLRAEEVSCLAGIFSEGLSSISLSYGIAQNPRSEYYKNINPLGNFIKYTEKDDGYIMKLIPKE, encoded by the coding sequence ATGCCTAAAGGGGTGAAGATTGTAATATCTTTGATTTCATTTATATTGCTATTGATAATAGTGGCAGGTTTTTTTCTTATTAAAAGTTCTGTCTCTTATGAAGGTAGCATAGAAACTGAACTGAATTCAGATATCACGATTGAGAGGGGCAGGGGTGGCGTTCCCATGGTAATTGCTGGGAGTATTGATGATGCCTACTATGCTATAGGATTTCTTCATGCTCAGGATGGATTGCCACTGATGGAATATTTCAGGGCTATTGCTAATGCAAGAATTTCAGAGATCATTGGCGAGAAGGGTGTTCTAATAGATAAACTGTCCTTTACGGTTGGATTTTCCAGAAGGGCGGATGAGTTATTTAAGAATCTTAATAGATCCTATCGAAGCTATCTGAATTCATACATTAAAGGAATCAATAGGTCTAAGGGTAGGTTAGGGCATTTAAAGAGATTCTTTTTCCTTTCTGATGATGAATGGACCGGTATTGATGTGATATCAATACTCCTTTTATTCGAATGGACGGATTCATTTTTGAATAACAGGGAACTCATATTCCCAATGCCTACAGGTATAACCTCCCCTCAACTCCAGAATTTATTCCCCAGCACTTTGGCCTATAATTACCCTAAAAAACATGAAGGGAATATCCTCATTTTAAAAAAGATAAAATTCATTTTGGATGATTTTCTTGGTCCCTTTTTACAGGGTTTTGCCATCTATGCTAATGGAAAGAAGACTATAGATAGCAGACCGGTCATGGGATTTCTGATAAATGAGAAGATGCATGTCTACCCGAAATGGTATCCTTTATCTATTGAAATTGATGATAATAAGATTGATGGGATTACATGTTTAGGATTGCCATTTATTTTTTTTGGTAACAATAATAATTTATCCTTTTGTGTATATAATCTTCAGGTAGATACGCAGGAATTTCGTATAGAGAAAATAAAAAAGATGAATGGGATTCCCAGATACTTTAGAAAGGGATCGTGGAAAAAGTTTAAGACACTAAGTCGGGATATTAAGATTGGCAAGGGTGGAAAAATTAGTGAACATCAAATTAGCATAGATATCCGGATGACAGATAAGGGGCCAGTCATTAGCGATATGTTTAAGGATGACTATGAAACCGACCCTATATCCATCAGGTCAATTTTCCCAGGGAAGAATTACATTTCATCTCTCTTTGAAATCCCACTTTCCAATAACCCTTGGGAGGCAAGGCAGCATTTGAAAAATGTCCATTCTATGCCAAAAATACATCTCTTTTCCTTCCCCAAAAAGGCCATGAGAGTCTATTCAGGTCTGCTGCCATTAAGATATAATATAAAAAAATTGTTTAAACGGGATACTCATAGGGATTACAAAATATTAGATTTATCAAAATACATTCATTTGATCAAAAATGAAAATATTATAATTGGGAGTAATATTTTCAAGAAAGCCCCTAGGCTGATTAGGGAGTATGCTATCATTGATAATAAAAAGATCTATAACCGATTAACAGAGCTTATCAATAAGGATAAGTTTATTGAAATACAGGATATTGAGAGATTGTTATGCGATACACATTCTGGATTGGCAAAAGGCTATGTGTCACTCTTTATATCTCTCTTAAGGGAAATACCACTTCCTTCGGCAAAATTAAGCAGGATTTATTTTGATGATTGGAGTTTTTTTATGGGTGACCAATCCGTGCCAGGAACAATTTTTCAAACCCTTTTGGCTGTGATGTTGAAGGAGACGATTGGCGATGAGTTGGAAGGATCATTAGATATGGTGATGGAGAATTATCATTTAATTGTTGATAACTTCTACGAGTTGCTTATCAGAAACCGGTCATATTTATTTGATGATATAAGCACAACAGAAAAAATTGAAGACAGGGATATGATTTTTGATAGAGCGCTCCTAAAAACCATGAGATTCCTAAATGAAGAGATGGGACCAATTATGAATGATTGGCAATGGGGTAGGCTACATAATGGACATTATATACTCCCTTTGATGAAGAAAGGATCACTCCTTGTTCGAATCCTGAATAATTTTGAGGACATTAGAGTAAATGGAGGAAATTTTACTATTTGTAAGGGCTCAATCAATGTAAAGGATGGGCTTAGAGCAGAGGAGGTCTCCTGCTTAGCAGGCATTTTTTCTGAAGGATTATCCTCTATTTCCCTTTCCTATGGAATTGCACAGAATCCTAGATCAGAATATTATAAAAATATTAATCCTTTAGGAAATTTTATTAAGTATACTGAAAAGGATGATGGTTATATTATGAAGCTCATCCCTAAGGAGTAA
- a CDS encoding PHP domain-containing protein translates to MRIDLHVHTSPRSPCSSIDPYEMIMEAKRLCLDGLCLTEHHSLWNPHDVDQLIKNEDIKIFRGNEITTNQGDILIFGYEGEIPDVITIQELHQRVKEVEGLMIAAHPFRGFLLFGIGQLQMTVDKACERRVFQYVDAVEIKNNKLNDDENNMAYQVSQRLGLPGTAGSDAHRIDEIGKCITIFERDVQNERELIQEICAGRFEISSAR, encoded by the coding sequence ATGCGCATTGATCTGCATGTACACACAAGTCCACGATCCCCTTGCAGCAGCATCGATCCATATGAGATGATAATGGAGGCGAAGAGGTTATGTTTGGATGGCCTTTGCCTTACTGAGCACCACTCTTTATGGAATCCTCATGATGTTGATCAGCTTATTAAAAATGAGGATATTAAAATATTCAGAGGAAATGAGATTACCACTAACCAGGGCGACATCCTAATATTTGGATATGAAGGGGAAATCCCTGATGTTATAACCATTCAGGAACTTCATCAGAGGGTAAAAGAGGTCGAAGGATTGATGATTGCCGCACACCCCTTTCGAGGATTTCTTCTTTTCGGTATTGGTCAGCTTCAGATGACGGTGGACAAGGCATGTGAGAGAAGGGTATTTCAGTACGTTGATGCCGTTGAGATCAAAAACAATAAGCTCAATGATGATGAGAATAATATGGCATATCAGGTCTCTCAGCGCTTGGGGCTTCCTGGCACTGCAGGGAGTGACGCTCATCGGATTGATGAAATAGGCAAGTGTATCACAATCTTTGAGCGTGATGTGCAAAATGAACGCGAGCTTATACAAGAGATTTGTGCAGGAAGGTTTGAAATCTCCTCTGCACGATAA
- a CDS encoding IS30 family transposase, with translation MRSYQHISLSERRVIQKMKWRGESLHSIAKYLGRNVSSISKEIKRNKSKDGFYRAVEAHTRSRGRRLNKDLKKIERNIELIDYIITKLKWSPEIISGRLKYDFPFYKFMQVSHETIYLWLYELYKEKGIEIYKLLPRKRRKRRKREQKYHSRILIEGKKSIHTRPSEADHRKEIGHWEGDTISGRNHDGYIVTLVDRNCRLLKADNMANKDADTCTRAIFEAFGDITNDQIHTITFDNGTEFARFKNIEEAFECDIYFTDPYSAWQRGTVEQTNGLIQKFFPKETSF, from the coding sequence ATGAGATCATATCAACATATATCATTATCAGAACGTCGTGTCATTCAAAAAATGAAATGGAGAGGAGAATCTTTACATTCGATAGCTAAATATTTAGGAAGGAACGTAAGTTCAATAAGTAAAGAAATAAAAAGGAATAAAAGTAAAGATGGATTTTATCGAGCTGTTGAAGCACATACTCGATCAAGAGGACGTCGTTTGAATAAGGATTTGAAGAAGATAGAAAGAAATATAGAATTAATAGATTATATAATTACAAAATTAAAATGGAGTCCTGAGATAATTTCAGGTCGTCTTAAGTATGATTTCCCTTTTTATAAGTTCATGCAAGTATCTCATGAAACAATTTATCTATGGTTATATGAATTATATAAAGAAAAAGGTATTGAGATATATAAACTTCTGCCCCGTAAACGTAGGAAAAGGCGTAAAAGAGAGCAAAAATATCATTCACGTATTTTGATTGAAGGGAAAAAGAGCATTCATACTCGACCATCAGAAGCTGATCATAGAAAAGAGATTGGTCACTGGGAAGGAGATACAATTTCTGGGAGGAATCATGATGGTTATATCGTTACTTTAGTTGATCGAAATTGTCGATTACTTAAAGCTGATAATATGGCAAATAAGGATGCAGATACTTGTACTCGTGCTATTTTTGAAGCTTTTGGCGATATAACAAACGATCAAATCCATACCATAACATTTGATAATGGAACTGAATTTGCACGATTTAAAAACATTGAAGAGGCCTTTGAATGTGACATATATTTTACTGATCCCTATTCTGCATGGCAACGAGGCACTGTAGAACAAACAAATGGTCTAATCCAAAAATTTTTTCCAAAAGAAACTTCATTTTAA
- a CDS encoding DUF362 domain-containing protein codes for MKEKVYLTRTSRDGDYSVNSLRNIIESKNLFDFISEMDMVAIKTHFGEKKELGYLKPPFIRMIGELVKEKKAKPFLTETTALYKGRRNNAVDHIELANDHGFGYDNTGLPIVMSDGLFGDEETEIDIPGKIQSKVKIASMLEKIQAMIIISHFTGHMLAGFGAALKNMGMGCSSRKGKMQQHSSVKPRIKKPKCTKCELCVKWCPESAIAMEEDSAVIDQARCIGCGQCLAVCRFDAVRYNWGASQEEVQKNIVEHAWGVARANENKILYINSLLNISKDCDCMLTYENISPDIGILISNDPVAIDAASIDLVEKESGKRLSEIAHNINYRIQIDYAKEIGFGNPDYELIETT; via the coding sequence ATGAAGGAAAAAGTATATTTAACAAGAACATCCAGAGATGGGGATTATAGTGTAAACAGCTTAAGAAACATAATTGAATCCAAGAATCTATTCGATTTTATATCTGAAATGGATATGGTTGCAATTAAAACTCACTTTGGAGAAAAAAAAGAACTGGGTTATTTAAAACCGCCATTCATCCGCATGATAGGAGAGCTTGTCAAAGAGAAAAAGGCAAAACCATTCCTTACTGAGACTACAGCCCTTTATAAAGGAAGAAGAAATAACGCAGTCGATCACATAGAATTGGCTAATGATCATGGATTTGGTTATGATAATACTGGCCTTCCCATTGTTATGTCAGACGGGCTTTTTGGTGACGAAGAAACAGAGATTGATATCCCTGGTAAAATCCAGTCCAAAGTAAAAATAGCGTCAATGCTTGAGAAGATACAAGCTATGATTATTATATCCCATTTCACAGGGCACATGTTGGCGGGTTTCGGTGCAGCGCTCAAAAATATGGGTATGGGCTGTTCCAGCAGAAAAGGGAAGATGCAGCAACACTCATCAGTCAAGCCCAGAATAAAGAAGCCTAAGTGTACAAAATGCGAACTATGTGTTAAGTGGTGCCCTGAAAGCGCGATCGCCATGGAGGAGGACAGCGCTGTTATTGATCAGGCGAGGTGCATTGGTTGCGGCCAGTGTCTTGCTGTATGTCGTTTTGACGCTGTAAGATATAACTGGGGTGCTTCACAGGAAGAGGTTCAAAAAAACATTGTAGAACATGCATGGGGTGTTGCAAGAGCAAATGAAAACAAGATCCTATATATCAATTCACTGCTCAATATTTCGAAGGATTGCGACTGCATGCTCACATATGAGAATATCTCTCCTGATATTGGCATTCTGATCTCGAATGATCCTGTTGCAATTGATGCGGCATCCATTGATCTAGTGGAGAAAGAATCCGGTAAAAGATTATCGGAGATTGCACACAATATCAATTACCGTATTCAGATCGACTATGCAAAGGAGATCGGATTTGGAAATCCTGATTATGAACTGATTGAAACAACATAG
- a CDS encoding LL-diaminopimelate aminotransferase — MESYIQNLFADRIGGSSFGKEERLYKFEKIKRAKREALNKNPGIKLIDLGVGEPDEKAFDIVIESLKREAGSPENRGYADNGIEEFKEAAAEYLDKVYNVKDIDPASEVIHAIGSKSALSMLPSAFINPGDVTLMTIPGYPVLGTHCSWYNGEVYNIPLREENRFLPDLDSIPLQIRDRAKILVLNYPNNPTGVNATESFYREAIDFALANNIIIVQDAAYAALTYNSQPLSLLSIQGAKDVGIEIHSLSKAYNMTGWRIAFVAGNELIAKSFASVKDNFDSGQFKAIQKAAITALKHPEITEQIKLKYKRRLEYLVDMLTDLEFRVAMPDATFYLYVKIPKGLRNGRRFENAEDFSQFLILEKLVSTVPWDDVGNYVRFSATFEANDIDEEQNIIKEIQKRFSDLDFEF; from the coding sequence ATGGAATCATATATTCAGAACTTATTTGCGGATAGAATTGGTGGTAGTTCTTTCGGTAAGGAAGAAAGGTTATATAAATTTGAAAAAATTAAGAGAGCAAAGCGTGAGGCCCTTAACAAGAATCCAGGAATTAAATTGATTGATCTTGGCGTTGGGGAACCGGATGAAAAGGCCTTTGATATTGTAATAGAGTCCCTGAAAAGAGAGGCGGGGAGTCCAGAGAATAGGGGGTATGCGGATAATGGAATTGAAGAATTCAAAGAAGCAGCAGCAGAATATTTAGATAAGGTTTATAATGTAAAGGATATAGATCCTGCAAGTGAGGTGATTCACGCTATTGGATCAAAATCTGCTTTATCTATGCTTCCATCTGCTTTTATAAATCCTGGTGATGTCACATTGATGACAATTCCTGGTTATCCTGTTTTGGGGACTCACTGCTCATGGTATAATGGAGAGGTCTACAACATCCCATTAAGGGAGGAGAACCGGTTTCTGCCAGATTTGGATTCCATACCTCTTCAAATAAGAGATAGAGCAAAGATACTTGTATTGAATTATCCGAATAATCCCACCGGTGTAAATGCCACAGAATCCTTTTACAGAGAAGCAATAGATTTTGCGCTAGCCAATAATATCATAATAGTACAGGACGCTGCCTATGCAGCTCTTACCTACAATTCACAGCCCTTATCCTTATTAAGTATTCAAGGTGCTAAGGATGTAGGAATTGAGATTCACTCTCTCTCAAAAGCATACAATATGACAGGATGGCGTATAGCCTTTGTTGCGGGCAATGAGCTTATCGCAAAAAGCTTTGCCTCGGTCAAGGACAACTTTGATTCCGGTCAATTCAAAGCAATCCAGAAAGCGGCAATTACTGCCCTGAAGCATCCGGAAATCACAGAGCAGATAAAATTGAAATATAAGCGAAGGCTTGAGTATCTGGTTGACATGCTTACCGATCTCGAATTCAGGGTCGCAATGCCCGATGCGACCTTCTATCTTTATGTCAAAATACCAAAGGGTCTCAGGAATGGGAGGAGGTTTGAGAACGCTGAAGACTTCTCTCAGTTTCTCATTTTAGAAAAGCTTGTTTCTACAGTTCCTTGGGATGATGTTGGAAATTATGTAAGATTTTCAGCTACCTTCGAAGCGAACGATATTGATGAGGAGCAGAATATTATTAAGGAGATACAAAAAAGGTTTAGTGATTTAGACTTTGAGTTCTGA
- a CDS encoding DUF2889 domain-containing protein, producing MTVSFIRNKIVEVEPLPEGALSISWRLTDDLHDFNIQLTVQQPDLEITSAKADVRRSPHQDGVSALELIQNVIGVRIGPGLRKIVIGLMGGKKGNVDLTEGVLECCNAVILNYTLPGIRLGDSMKDATEEERIAGARAMLKSNPRLKQSCIAFADDSPIMKGVDI from the coding sequence ATGACTGTTTCATTTATTCGGAATAAGATAGTGGAGGTTGAACCTCTCCCAGAAGGGGCATTGTCCATAAGCTGGAGATTGACTGATGATCTTCATGATTTTAATATTCAATTAACGGTTCAACAACCAGATTTGGAGATAACTTCAGCAAAGGCAGATGTTAGGCGTTCACCTCATCAAGATGGAGTATCCGCCTTGGAGTTGATCCAGAATGTCATAGGAGTACGTATTGGTCCAGGACTTCGCAAAATTGTGATAGGTCTGATGGGTGGAAAGAAGGGAAACGTTGATCTGACGGAAGGTGTTCTAGAATGCTGTAATGCCGTAATACTTAACTATACACTTCCAGGTATACGTTTGGGAGACAGCATGAAGGATGCCACTGAGGAGGAAAGGATAGCCGGGGCTAGAGCAATGTTAAAATCAAATCCCAGATTGAAGCAAAGCTGCATTGCTTTTGCCGACGACAGCCCAATCATGAAGGGTGTGGATATTTAG
- the coaE gene encoding dephospho-CoA kinase (Dephospho-CoA kinase (CoaE) performs the final step in coenzyme A biosynthesis.): protein MNTNCDWEKLIRRMELLMRLKSFPVAFKLLKDKKELANIPFIRQLENKTTLCQLINIVRNFDWTIGATLDDFIGPICPSIIGLTDVPEIIKDGTFRSIVWTKTKRDGSKYENSIPRLSVGEYEAVVMAPLVYNPFEPDIVLIYANPAQMMLLINSLQFEDYEVMEFFCVGETSCADAIARCYLREKPSLTIPCYGERRYGHAQDDELVMAIPANMMNKALEGMEALYRRGIRYPISYAGAQTDITHAFPGSYMGMSGMEGIIGEDKKSLLLGVTGGIATGKSVVSKMLEELGAPVIDFDILSRVVVEPGKPAFNEIISYFGNQVLEEDGKLDRKRLSNIVFQDMEKRKKLESFIHPRIGEEFNKLVQKYTDDNPSAIIQVVIPLLIEVNMNYLFDKIIVVYIPEEEQLRRLMKRDNITDEEAMNIMKSQISIDEKKGYADYIVDNSGSLEETRRQVNELWKGLKKLQKGRAA from the coding sequence ATGAATACAAATTGTGACTGGGAGAAACTAATTCGTAGGATGGAACTTTTGATGAGACTCAAGTCGTTCCCGGTGGCATTTAAACTTCTTAAGGATAAAAAGGAGCTTGCAAATATCCCATTTATTCGACAATTAGAAAATAAGACTACCCTATGTCAGCTAATTAACATAGTGAGAAATTTCGATTGGACCATTGGTGCAACCTTGGATGATTTCATAGGTCCAATCTGTCCCTCCATAATCGGGTTGACTGATGTCCCTGAAATAATAAAGGATGGAACTTTTAGAAGTATTGTATGGACTAAGACCAAAAGGGATGGAAGCAAGTATGAAAATTCCATACCCCGTCTTTCAGTTGGGGAATATGAGGCTGTGGTAATGGCTCCGCTTGTCTATAATCCCTTTGAACCAGATATCGTGCTGATATATGCAAATCCTGCCCAGATGATGCTTCTCATAAACTCGCTTCAATTTGAAGATTATGAGGTTATGGAATTTTTTTGTGTAGGAGAGACTTCATGCGCTGATGCAATAGCCAGATGTTACCTTAGAGAAAAACCTTCACTCACCATCCCCTGTTATGGTGAACGCCGCTATGGTCATGCTCAGGATGATGAGCTTGTGATGGCCATCCCAGCAAATATGATGAATAAAGCGTTGGAAGGGATGGAGGCTTTATATCGCAGAGGGATTCGTTATCCCATTAGTTATGCAGGCGCTCAAACAGATATAACCCATGCATTCCCAGGCTCATATATGGGGATGTCTGGAATGGAAGGCATTATTGGAGAGGATAAGAAAAGCCTACTTCTCGGAGTTACGGGCGGCATTGCCACTGGAAAATCAGTTGTTTCTAAAATGTTAGAAGAATTAGGCGCCCCTGTTATCGATTTTGATATTTTAAGCAGGGTAGTTGTTGAACCTGGTAAACCAGCCTTTAATGAAATTATCTCATACTTTGGGAATCAGGTGCTCGAAGAGGATGGCAAACTGGATCGTAAAAGGCTTTCCAATATCGTATTTCAGGATATGGAAAAAAGAAAAAAATTAGAGAGCTTTATTCATCCCAGGATTGGAGAAGAATTTAATAAGCTTGTACAAAAATACACAGATGATAATCCAAGCGCAATTATTCAGGTTGTGATTCCCCTTTTAATTGAAGTAAATATGAATTACCTATTCGACAAGATAATTGTAGTGTATATTCCTGAGGAGGAACAGTTGAGACGCTTGATGAAGCGCGATAATATTACAGATGAAGAGGCCATGAACATAATGAAATCTCAGATATCCATTGATGAGAAAAAGGGATATGCTGATTACATTGTGGATAATTCCGGTTCATTAGAAGAAACCAGAAGACAGGTGAATGAACTCTGGAAAGGACTGAAAAAACTTCAGAAGGGAAGAGCAGCTTAA
- a CDS encoding DUF2889 domain-containing protein, whose amino-acid sequence MITFSRSQLISVESVSNEILRFHGTQEDHIYSMEIEMDVRVVDGVILAIKGWMKRYTTPVCPKAVNILQQAVGISLRKDGWTNKIMREIGRKGCQHFAEIINECGRCLDQARLTIAMNEARNLDPAMNQEEIAKAWLTDHFEFQGSPLAQR is encoded by the coding sequence ATGATTACATTTAGTAGAAGTCAGTTGATTAGTGTAGAGAGTGTAAGCAATGAGATATTGCGTTTTCATGGCACTCAGGAGGATCATATCTATTCAATGGAGATCGAAATGGATGTACGCGTGGTTGATGGAGTAATCCTTGCTATAAAGGGTTGGATGAAGCGTTACACAACACCAGTATGTCCAAAGGCGGTGAATATTCTTCAACAAGCCGTGGGAATATCCCTGCGCAAAGATGGATGGACAAACAAAATAATGAGAGAAATAGGTCGAAAGGGATGTCAGCATTTTGCAGAGATCATCAATGAATGCGGACGATGCCTTGATCAGGCCAGATTAACAATCGCCATGAATGAAGCTCGAAACCTAGACCCTGCAATGAATCAAGAAGAGATTGCTAAAGCCTGGTTAACAGATCATTTCGAGTTCCAAGGCTCCCCCCTGGCTCAACGCTAA